The following are encoded in a window of Armatimonas rosea genomic DNA:
- a CDS encoding HEAT repeat domain-containing protein, translating into MIDLSRYPKTTRVLETQGIIKVGTKLFLWDEQLSQAWRVPCEQHLRGARKEHKQRQEFVRHLAEKLPDPETLLFLGWVLLTDSWRHVRAEAVHVLARHPTEQGQAFLALALADRSQLVVRAARAALKTQGGLTAFLVLVALWEERGAELEVVQEALVGLARRVPQPGMRTVLPRLEQESRRFFILPRKRRQLRELIETLDQATAHLKDLPLTAMASAEAENLPLPAELPKPSPVEPPESWVRRVQRWFRS; encoded by the coding sequence ATGATTGACCTAAGCCGCTACCCGAAGACCACTCGTGTGCTAGAGACACAGGGGATCATCAAGGTGGGCACGAAGCTCTTTTTATGGGACGAGCAGCTCTCACAGGCATGGCGCGTGCCCTGTGAGCAGCACTTGCGGGGAGCCAGAAAGGAGCACAAGCAGCGGCAAGAGTTCGTGCGGCACCTAGCAGAGAAGCTGCCCGATCCCGAAACCCTCTTGTTCCTTGGCTGGGTCCTGCTCACCGACTCCTGGCGCCATGTGCGCGCTGAGGCGGTGCATGTGCTGGCGCGGCACCCCACCGAGCAGGGGCAGGCATTCTTAGCGCTCGCGCTGGCGGACCGCTCGCAGCTCGTGGTGCGGGCTGCACGGGCGGCACTGAAGACACAGGGGGGACTGACGGCGTTTTTGGTGCTGGTGGCACTCTGGGAGGAGCGCGGCGCGGAGCTAGAGGTGGTGCAGGAAGCGCTCGTGGGCCTGGCGCGGCGCGTCCCACAGCCGGGGATGCGCACGGTGCTCCCGCGCTTGGAGCAAGAGTCGCGGCGGTTTTTCATCCTTCCCCGCAAACGTCGCCAGCTCCGCGAGCTCATCGAGACACTCGACCAGGCAACGGCGCACTTGAAGGACCTGCCGCTCACCGCGATGGCGAGCGCGGAGGCTGAGAATCTGCCGTTGCCGGCGGAACTCCCAAAGCCTTCGCCTGTGGAACCGCCAGAGAGCTGGGTACGCAGAGTTCAGCGCTGGTTCAGGTCGTAG
- a CDS encoding dihydrofolate reductase family protein: MATTHLYIAQSLDGFIATEDGSVGWLDAFQDADYGFAEFERSVDALVMGRVTYEQVRGFGAWPHPGKPCIVLSHSPAVGEHPEGVVFRTAVPTDLTGKVWLVGGRQVVHSYLAAGQFDILELFVMPTLLGTGIPLFTGGTRPHKATLSEHTIYPNGVVRLVYDLNQR, from the coding sequence ATGGCAACCACGCACCTCTATATCGCCCAAAGCCTGGATGGCTTTATCGCCACGGAAGACGGCAGCGTGGGCTGGCTGGATGCCTTCCAGGATGCCGACTATGGCTTTGCGGAGTTCGAGCGCTCTGTGGATGCCCTCGTCATGGGCCGCGTGACCTACGAGCAGGTGCGTGGCTTTGGGGCATGGCCGCATCCGGGTAAGCCCTGTATCGTCCTGAGCCACAGCCCCGCGGTCGGGGAGCACCCAGAGGGCGTCGTCTTCCGCACCGCTGTCCCCACCGACCTCACCGGCAAGGTCTGGCTGGTGGGGGGACGGCAAGTGGTCCATAGCTATCTGGCGGCGGGCCAGTTCGATATCCTAGAGCTCTTTGTCATGCCGACACTCCTGGGTACGGGTATTCCCCTCTTCACCGGCGGCACGCGGCCTCACAAGGCCACTTTAAGCGAGCACACCATCTACCCCAACGGTGTCGTGCGCCTTGTCTACGACCTGAACCAGCGCTGA
- the araH gene encoding L-arabinose ABC transporter permease AraH, whose amino-acid sequence MKKLWQQNGMLLVCALLFLVLSFTVPNFATVENAKGLTMSVTTVGIVACTMLFCLAAGDFDLSVGSVVALAGVVAATVINKTNSIPLAIAIPIALGFGIGAVNGFVIARLGINALITTLATMQIVRGIARLLADGSSIGISNEAFGKLGQLKLLEFQSPVWVMVLCFVVFGLLLNKTIYGRNTLAIGGNAEAARLSGVNVARTKILIFAVQGAIAALAGVLLASRVSSGQPNTSEGLELQVISGCVLGGVSLTGGVGTISGMIVGVLIMGAVQNAMNLLNIPTFWQLVASGAILLTAVLLDKLKNRRRV is encoded by the coding sequence ATGAAAAAACTCTGGCAACAAAATGGGATGCTACTGGTCTGCGCCCTGCTCTTTCTGGTGCTCTCCTTCACGGTTCCCAACTTCGCCACGGTCGAGAACGCCAAGGGGCTGACCATGTCGGTCACGACTGTGGGAATTGTCGCCTGCACGATGCTCTTCTGCCTCGCGGCGGGGGACTTTGACCTCTCGGTCGGCTCGGTTGTGGCGCTGGCGGGCGTGGTCGCGGCGACCGTGATCAACAAGACCAATAGCATCCCCCTCGCGATTGCGATTCCCATCGCTCTGGGCTTTGGGATCGGGGCGGTCAATGGCTTTGTGATCGCGCGGCTGGGTATCAACGCCCTCATCACCACCCTCGCCACCATGCAGATCGTCCGCGGGATCGCCCGCCTCCTCGCCGATGGGTCGTCGATTGGCATCAGCAACGAGGCCTTTGGCAAGCTCGGACAGCTCAAGCTCTTGGAGTTCCAGTCGCCGGTCTGGGTGATGGTGCTGTGCTTTGTGGTCTTTGGGCTACTGCTCAACAAGACCATCTACGGCCGCAACACACTCGCCATCGGGGGCAACGCCGAGGCGGCACGGCTCTCGGGGGTCAATGTGGCGCGCACCAAGATCCTGATCTTCGCCGTGCAAGGCGCGATCGCCGCACTCGCCGGTGTCCTCCTCGCCTCGCGGGTCTCGTCGGGGCAGCCCAACACCAGCGAGGGGCTAGAGCTGCAAGTGATCTCCGGCTGCGTGCTGGGCGGCGTCTCGCTCACGGGCGGCGTCGGCACGATCAGCGGGATGATTGTCGGGGTGCTGATCATGGGCGCGGTGCAGAACGCCATGAACTTGCTCAATATCCCGACCTTCTGGCAGCTCGTGGCCAGCGGCGCGATCCTGCTGACGGCCGTCCTGCTCGATAAGCTCAAGAACCGCCGTCGCGTGTGA
- a CDS encoding ATP-binding cassette domain-containing protein — protein MLDFQNLSKAFPGVQALSEVSFSVAGGSVHALCGENGAGKSTLLKILSGMYKPDTGQLVLEGQPLRFGSPFDAIQAGVAVIYQELHLVPEMTVAENVFLGHLPAKTGWVDKRNLVSQTAAKLEELGIVLDPQAKVGELSLAQRQMVEIAKALSRDAKVIAFDEPTSSLSAREVETLFAIIAKLKAQGKAILYVSHRMDEIFAICDTVTVLRDGKHIETIPSAQTDAAGVVKSMVGRDIADIYGWRPRTAGSVVLESHGLRVRSGEILGIFGLVGAGRTELLKELYANPAKSIQSGICLCPEDRKKEGIVPVRSVAENINLSARRRFSKLGFWINEPAERDNATQQVEAMRVKTPNLEQQIGLLSGGNQQKAILGRWLSEDVKVLLLDEPTRGIDVGAKREIYDILYDLSERGVGVVMISSDLPEVLGVADRVLVMRQGTFSAELTREEATPEKCLAAALPIGDASPSSFAKGVDQ, from the coding sequence ATGCTCGACTTTCAAAACCTCTCGAAAGCCTTTCCGGGTGTCCAAGCGCTCTCGGAGGTCTCGTTCTCGGTAGCCGGTGGCAGTGTCCACGCGCTCTGTGGTGAGAACGGGGCGGGCAAGTCCACGCTCCTGAAGATCCTCTCGGGGATGTACAAGCCCGACACGGGACAGCTCGTGCTCGAGGGCCAGCCCCTGCGCTTTGGCTCGCCCTTCGATGCCATCCAGGCCGGTGTCGCAGTGATCTACCAGGAGCTGCATCTCGTGCCGGAGATGACGGTGGCAGAGAATGTCTTTCTGGGGCACCTCCCCGCCAAGACCGGCTGGGTCGATAAGCGCAACTTGGTATCCCAGACCGCCGCGAAGCTGGAGGAGCTGGGGATTGTCCTCGATCCGCAAGCCAAAGTCGGGGAGCTCTCGCTGGCGCAGCGACAGATGGTAGAGATCGCCAAAGCGCTCTCCCGCGATGCCAAAGTGATCGCCTTCGACGAGCCCACCAGCTCTCTCTCAGCCCGCGAGGTGGAGACCCTCTTTGCCATTATCGCCAAGCTCAAGGCACAAGGGAAGGCGATTCTCTATGTCAGCCACCGCATGGACGAGATCTTTGCCATCTGCGACACGGTGACGGTCCTGCGCGACGGCAAGCATATCGAGACGATCCCCAGCGCCCAGACCGATGCGGCGGGTGTGGTCAAGAGCATGGTGGGGCGCGATATCGCCGATATCTACGGCTGGCGCCCCCGCACCGCCGGAAGTGTCGTGCTGGAGAGCCATGGCTTGCGGGTGCGTAGTGGAGAGATCCTGGGCATCTTTGGGCTGGTCGGTGCCGGCCGCACGGAGCTGCTCAAGGAGCTCTACGCCAACCCAGCCAAGAGCATCCAGAGCGGCATCTGCCTCTGCCCCGAGGACCGCAAGAAAGAGGGCATTGTCCCCGTGCGCTCAGTGGCCGAGAACATCAACCTCTCCGCGAGGCGGCGATTCTCCAAGCTAGGCTTCTGGATCAACGAGCCCGCAGAGCGTGACAATGCCACCCAGCAGGTCGAGGCGATGCGTGTCAAGACCCCCAACTTAGAGCAGCAGATCGGGCTTCTCTCGGGGGGAAACCAGCAAAAGGCGATCCTGGGGCGCTGGCTCAGTGAGGACGTCAAAGTGCTCCTGCTCGACGAGCCTACCCGTGGGATCGATGTGGGAGCCAAGCGAGAGATCTATGATATTTTGTACGACCTATCGGAGCGAGGTGTGGGCGTGGTAATGATATCGTCGGACCTACCGGAGGTGCTGGGCGTGGCGGACCGTGTGCTGGTCATGCGCCAGGGCACGTTCTCCGCAGAGCTCACGCGCGAGGAAGCGACTCCCGAGAAGTGCCTCGCCGCCGCGCTTCCCATTGGGGATGCCTCCCCCTCCAGCTTCGCGAAGGGGGTGGATCAATGA
- a CDS encoding substrate-binding domain-containing protein has protein sequence MKRRYFLMMMALGALTLTGCPSSNTSAGGDTAAPATGDKPAAAAGDIKIGFVVKDSAEPWFQTEWKFAEEASKKYGFQLIKIEAKDAEGVDSAINNIAAQGAKGLVICTPDTKLGTTIVAKCKEKNIKLLTVDDRLLGPDGKPLTDVPYLGISAPEIGKSVGEAIAEEAKKRGWNLAEVGAAVLTVDEIETCKQRTDGASEALKAAGFPEKNFFLSAWKKPQQMETAVNAANIILTQHPEIKKWVAYSSNDDGVLGFVRATEQKGIAPENVIGIGINGTSGKDDLKKAKTGFHASVLLSARTHGFSTAEAMYNWIKDGKEPAKETYTKGTLIDRTNFVAKLKEEGIE, from the coding sequence ATGAAGCGACGATATTTTCTGATGATGATGGCCCTGGGGGCGCTGACGCTCACCGGGTGCCCGAGTAGCAACACCAGCGCGGGCGGCGATACCGCGGCTCCTGCCACGGGTGATAAGCCTGCCGCCGCCGCAGGTGATATCAAGATCGGGTTCGTGGTCAAGGACTCCGCCGAGCCCTGGTTCCAGACCGAGTGGAAGTTCGCCGAGGAGGCGTCGAAGAAGTATGGCTTCCAGCTCATTAAGATCGAGGCCAAGGACGCCGAAGGGGTCGATAGCGCGATCAATAATATCGCCGCTCAGGGCGCCAAGGGACTGGTGATCTGCACTCCGGATACCAAGCTAGGAACCACGATTGTCGCCAAGTGCAAAGAGAAGAACATCAAGCTCCTGACAGTCGATGATCGCCTGCTCGGCCCCGATGGCAAGCCCCTCACCGATGTCCCCTACCTGGGAATCTCCGCCCCCGAGATCGGCAAGAGCGTCGGCGAGGCAATCGCCGAAGAGGCCAAGAAGCGTGGCTGGAACCTGGCCGAGGTCGGGGCGGCGGTGTTGACGGTCGATGAGATCGAGACCTGCAAGCAGCGCACCGATGGCGCAAGTGAGGCCCTCAAGGCCGCAGGCTTCCCGGAGAAGAACTTCTTCCTCAGCGCCTGGAAGAAGCCCCAGCAGATGGAGACCGCAGTCAATGCCGCTAATATCATCCTGACCCAGCACCCCGAGATCAAGAAGTGGGTCGCGTACTCGTCCAACGATGACGGTGTCCTGGGCTTTGTCCGTGCCACTGAGCAAAAAGGGATCGCCCCGGAGAATGTCATCGGGATCGGGATCAATGGCACCAGCGGCAAGGACGACCTGAAGAAGGCCAAGACCGGCTTCCATGCATCGGTTCTGCTCTCCGCCCGCACCCACGGCTTCTCGACCGCGGAGGCGATGTACAACTGGATCAAGGACGGCAAGGAGCCCGCCAAGGAGACCTACACCAAGGGCACCCTGATCGACCGCACCAACTTTGTCGCCAAGCTCAAAGAAGAAGGCATCGAGTAG
- a CDS encoding ATP-binding cassette domain-containing protein: MSTAYEIRETLLKLEGISHSYNGRPILKEVNAEVKNVHIPGREQGQIVGLLGPSGVGKTTLFRILAGLMEPTSGKVLLGADAHPVKRGTVGVVAQDYPLFTHRTVLSNLLVATNNDSAKALNMLERFGMAEHAKKYPSQLSGGQRQRVAIAQQLLCSEFLVLMDEPFSGLDPVAVKNVIKLLGEAAAVDEHKTFVLVTHDIEAAIETCDTLWLLGRDRDPAGQPVPGARVQRVIDLMACGLAWRESITSDPEYLRVLSEIQALFPQL; this comes from the coding sequence ATGAGCACTGCCTATGAGATCCGGGAGACCCTGCTCAAGCTAGAGGGCATCTCCCATAGCTACAACGGCCGCCCGATCTTAAAAGAGGTCAACGCCGAGGTGAAGAATGTCCATATCCCCGGACGAGAGCAAGGCCAGATTGTCGGGCTCCTGGGGCCGTCGGGGGTGGGCAAGACCACGCTCTTTCGCATCCTCGCCGGCCTGATGGAGCCCACCAGCGGCAAGGTTCTGCTCGGTGCCGACGCCCATCCGGTCAAGCGTGGAACGGTCGGGGTGGTGGCGCAGGACTACCCGCTCTTTACCCACCGTACCGTCCTCTCCAACCTCCTGGTCGCCACCAACAACGACTCCGCCAAGGCGCTGAACATGCTGGAGCGCTTTGGGATGGCCGAGCACGCAAAAAAATATCCCAGCCAGCTCTCGGGGGGGCAGCGCCAGCGTGTCGCGATCGCCCAGCAGCTGCTCTGCTCCGAGTTTCTGGTCCTGATGGACGAGCCTTTCTCCGGCCTCGACCCGGTCGCGGTCAAGAATGTCATCAAGCTCTTGGGCGAGGCGGCAGCGGTCGACGAGCACAAGACCTTTGTCCTCGTGACCCACGATATCGAGGCGGCGATCGAGACCTGCGACACGCTCTGGCTCCTGGGGCGCGACCGCGATCCGGCGGGTCAGCCGGTTCCGGGCGCACGTGTCCAGAGAGTGATCGACCTCATGGCCTGTGGCCTTGCGTGGCGTGAGAGCATCACCAGCGACCCCGAGTACCTCCGGGTCCTGAGCGAGATCCAGGCACTCTTCCCACAGCTCTAG
- a CDS encoding ABC transporter permease — MGIFTPNKVISPAAFRLVLLGELALFFLFWLLSPFKVLPRPGEVLSALGALWRGGIGQELIVSTGLFLQALALSTVISASLAYLTVLPVFRPLALVVSRGRFLSLVGFSVVFTLLLGGDRPVKLAMLTLGMSVFLLTSMLAIIAEIPRSQYDYARTLRLSEWRVVWEVVIRGTLDKFLDAVRQNAAIAWTLLPMVEALYRSEGGLGVALDIERKYFHMDKVYAIQIIVLCVGLLQDYAVGLIRQIICPWADLNKERSDA; from the coding sequence ATGGGAATCTTCACCCCCAATAAAGTCATCTCCCCGGCAGCCTTTCGGCTCGTTCTGCTCGGGGAGCTGGCGCTCTTTTTCCTCTTTTGGCTCCTGTCCCCCTTTAAAGTGCTACCGCGCCCAGGCGAGGTACTCTCCGCGCTAGGCGCGCTCTGGCGCGGTGGGATCGGGCAGGAACTGATCGTGAGCACAGGACTGTTTCTCCAGGCACTTGCCCTCTCGACCGTGATCTCCGCAAGCCTGGCCTACCTGACTGTCCTTCCGGTCTTTCGCCCCCTCGCGCTCGTGGTCTCGCGGGGCCGTTTTCTGTCCCTGGTCGGCTTCTCGGTGGTCTTCACCCTCCTGCTTGGCGGGGATCGGCCCGTGAAGCTGGCGATGCTGACCCTGGGAATGAGTGTCTTTCTGCTAACCAGTATGCTCGCCATTATCGCCGAGATCCCCCGCTCCCAGTACGACTACGCGCGGACCCTGCGGCTCTCCGAGTGGCGCGTGGTCTGGGAGGTGGTGATCCGTGGCACCCTAGACAAGTTCCTGGATGCCGTGCGCCAGAACGCCGCGATTGCCTGGACTCTCCTCCCCATGGTGGAGGCCCTCTACCGCAGCGAGGGCGGGCTTGGAGTGGCGCTTGATATCGAGCGCAAGTACTTTCACATGGACAAGGTCTATGCCATCCAGATTATTGTCCTGTGCGTGGGGCTCCTCCAAGACTACGCCGTGGGCCTGATCCGGCAGATTATCTGCCCCTGGGCCGACCTCAACAAAGAGCGGAGCGATGCATGA
- a CDS encoding OmpA family protein yields MPQLTPAGKAVILVLVIGGAVGAYRLFGGKAKDGPSSQNVPPIVLPSAGPGTEPDKGVGDFSVTMPGKEPGCTELPEVRLLGYAWNAHMGLHFANGGPQATKGSLMCQNGVNLKFARQDMNDKLTEALVTFATALSRGEKNPTVGAHFVTVMGDGSAAFLKGVDDALAKIGPEYRPKVIGAIGFSRGEDKFMGPADWKKDPQSARGGVIAGVLRDGDWNIAQKWIGDNDLKTNPDEKTYDPDAINWINTSDYLDAGEKYITGYTEERDVVRNGKKTGQRMKIKVDGVVTWTPGDVNVAQKKGGLVSIVSTKEYASQMPCVIIGVDKWCKNNRPIVEGLLKAALSGGEAVQKNDQALGQAAEISAAVYKESDAAYWKKYYKGVTEKDKTGLDVELGGSRANNISDAAYTFGLGQGSANLYAAVYKVFGDLVVKQYPEVVSGYPPADQIQDLSYLKAVVAKAGSGAVSVAQAGGAVPTVTARATGNTNEGSKSKWPIQFVTGRAEFNPTSIKDLEKLKRNLLVASNMVVEIHGHTDNVGDPAKNMQLSEARAFAVKTWLEKQAPVNFKGRISVFSHGQTQPLAPNTTEDGKAKNRRVEIILKAN; encoded by the coding sequence ATGCCACAACTTACCCCCGCTGGAAAAGCGGTTATTTTAGTTCTAGTAATCGGCGGTGCCGTCGGTGCCTACCGCCTCTTTGGAGGCAAGGCCAAAGATGGTCCGAGTTCTCAGAATGTCCCGCCCATCGTACTGCCTAGTGCAGGCCCAGGCACAGAGCCCGATAAAGGCGTCGGTGACTTCTCCGTGACGATGCCTGGGAAAGAGCCCGGCTGTACGGAGCTGCCTGAGGTTCGTCTGCTGGGCTATGCCTGGAACGCGCACATGGGGCTCCACTTTGCCAACGGCGGGCCGCAGGCGACCAAGGGAAGCCTGATGTGCCAGAACGGGGTCAACCTCAAGTTCGCCCGCCAGGACATGAACGATAAGCTCACCGAGGCGCTCGTGACCTTTGCGACCGCGCTCTCCCGCGGCGAGAAGAACCCCACCGTCGGGGCGCACTTTGTCACGGTCATGGGCGACGGTTCCGCGGCGTTCCTTAAGGGCGTGGACGATGCCCTGGCCAAGATCGGACCGGAGTACCGGCCCAAGGTGATCGGGGCGATTGGCTTCTCCCGCGGCGAGGACAAGTTTATGGGCCCCGCCGACTGGAAGAAAGACCCGCAGAGCGCACGCGGCGGCGTGATCGCGGGGGTCCTGCGCGACGGCGACTGGAATATCGCCCAGAAGTGGATCGGGGACAACGACCTCAAGACCAACCCCGACGAAAAGACCTACGACCCGGATGCGATCAACTGGATCAACACCAGTGACTACCTCGACGCGGGCGAGAAGTACATCACCGGCTACACCGAGGAGCGTGATGTGGTGCGCAATGGCAAGAAGACCGGCCAGCGGATGAAGATCAAGGTCGATGGCGTGGTCACCTGGACCCCCGGCGATGTCAATGTCGCGCAGAAAAAAGGCGGTCTTGTCTCCATTGTCTCCACCAAGGAGTACGCCAGCCAGATGCCCTGTGTCATTATCGGGGTGGACAAGTGGTGTAAAAACAACCGCCCGATTGTCGAGGGCTTGCTCAAGGCCGCCCTCTCCGGCGGCGAGGCGGTCCAGAAGAACGACCAAGCTCTTGGACAGGCAGCGGAGATCAGCGCCGCGGTCTACAAAGAGAGCGATGCCGCCTACTGGAAGAAGTACTACAAGGGTGTGACGGAGAAAGACAAGACGGGCCTCGATGTGGAGCTGGGCGGCTCCCGGGCCAATAACATCTCCGATGCCGCCTATACCTTCGGGCTAGGACAGGGCTCGGCGAACCTCTACGCCGCCGTCTACAAGGTCTTTGGGGATCTCGTGGTCAAGCAGTACCCCGAGGTTGTGAGCGGCTACCCACCCGCAGACCAGATCCAGGACCTCTCCTACCTCAAGGCCGTGGTCGCCAAGGCCGGCTCTGGTGCTGTGAGTGTCGCCCAAGCCGGTGGTGCGGTTCCCACGGTCACGGCAAGAGCGACCGGCAACACCAACGAGGGCTCGAAGAGTAAGTGGCCCATTCAGTTTGTCACCGGGCGAGCGGAGTTCAATCCCACCTCCATCAAGGACCTGGAGAAGCTCAAGCGCAACCTGCTAGTCGCCTCGAACATGGTGGTGGAGATCCACGGCCACACGGACAATGTCGGCGATCCCGCCAAGAACATGCAGCTCTCCGAGGCGCGTGCCTTCGCCGTGAAGACATGGCTGGAGAAGCAAGCTCCCGTTAACTTCAAGGGGCGCATCAGTGTCTTCTCGCATGGCCAAACCCAGCCGCTTGCTCCCAATACGACCGAGGACGGCAAGGCGAAGAACCGCCGTGTCGAGATTATCCTGAAAGCCAACTAG
- a CDS encoding DUF1552 domain-containing protein yields the protein MSDAKMTRRTLLRGAGVALALPYLEAVAFAQTGKVAGEAPLRMAFLFVPNGINMAHWTPDYEGNLTTLPSTLEPLAGMKDHFNVLTGLTQNWAFAHGDGGGDHARSAAAWLTGCKPKKTSGADIKVGLSADQLAAAKRGHLTRFPSLEIGCERGGLAGDCDSGYSCAYSNTISWRTEASPMAKETDPRLVFERLFGGEDTNESAEARAARQLNSKSILDFVLEDAKALQGRLGAHDRHKMDEYFTGIREIERRMAFLEKAGKETGVSGEALKARMSGGLPDYADHVKLLGDMMVLAFQADITRISTFMFANEGSNRAYKQVGINDGHHETSHHGRNPEKLENLKKINRFHVEQLAYILQKMQSIKEGNRTLLDNTMMVYGGGISDGDRHNHDDLPLLLIGGGGGTIQGGRHLKYKNGTPMTNLLITMLDRYGVPGETLGDSTGKLQQLF from the coding sequence ATGAGCGATGCAAAAATGACACGACGAACCCTCCTGCGAGGCGCGGGAGTCGCACTGGCGCTGCCCTATCTTGAGGCAGTGGCGTTTGCCCAGACCGGGAAAGTGGCCGGAGAGGCTCCTCTACGCATGGCGTTCCTGTTCGTGCCCAACGGCATCAACATGGCCCACTGGACCCCCGACTACGAGGGCAACCTGACCACACTTCCCTCGACCCTGGAGCCGCTGGCGGGGATGAAGGACCACTTCAATGTGCTCACCGGCCTCACCCAGAACTGGGCCTTTGCCCACGGCGACGGCGGCGGGGACCATGCACGCTCCGCGGCGGCCTGGCTAACCGGCTGCAAGCCCAAGAAGACCAGTGGTGCCGATATCAAGGTGGGCCTCTCCGCCGACCAGCTCGCCGCGGCCAAGCGTGGCCACCTCACCCGTTTTCCCAGCCTAGAGATCGGCTGTGAGCGCGGTGGCCTTGCCGGCGACTGCGACTCGGGCTACTCCTGCGCCTACTCCAACACGATCTCCTGGCGCACCGAGGCCTCCCCGATGGCCAAAGAGACCGACCCGCGGCTGGTCTTTGAGCGCCTCTTCGGCGGCGAAGATACCAACGAGAGCGCCGAGGCACGGGCTGCACGCCAGCTAAACAGCAAGAGTATCCTGGACTTCGTCCTGGAAGATGCCAAGGCCCTCCAAGGCCGCCTCGGGGCCCACGACCGCCACAAGATGGACGAGTACTTCACCGGCATCCGCGAGATCGAGCGGCGCATGGCGTTCCTGGAGAAGGCGGGCAAGGAGACCGGAGTCAGCGGCGAGGCACTCAAGGCCCGCATGTCCGGCGGCCTCCCCGACTACGCCGACCATGTCAAGCTCCTGGGAGATATGATGGTGCTGGCGTTCCAGGCCGATATCACCCGCATCTCCACCTTCATGTTCGCCAACGAGGGCTCCAACCGCGCCTACAAGCAGGTCGGGATCAACGATGGCCACCACGAGACATCGCACCACGGCCGCAACCCCGAGAAGCTGGAGAACCTCAAGAAGATCAACCGTTTCCACGTGGAGCAGCTAGCCTATATCCTCCAGAAGATGCAGAGCATCAAAGAGGGCAACCGGACCCTGCTCGACAACACGATGATGGTCTACGGCGGTGGGATCAGCGACGGTGACCGGCACAACCACGACGATCTCCCGCTCCTGCTGATCGGCGGCGGCGGTGGAACGATCCAGGGAGGCCGACACCTGAAGTACAAGAACGGCACCCCGATGACCAACCTGCTGATTACGATGCTGGACCGCTACGGTGTCCCCGGCGAGACCCTCGGCGACTCCACCGGAAAGCTCCAGCAGCTCTTTTAG